A DNA window from Guyparkeria halophila contains the following coding sequences:
- the aroC gene encoding chorismate synthase has product MAGNTFGTLFRVTTFGESHGAALGAIVDGCPPGLKLSEEDLQIDLDRRRPGTSRHTTQRREPDQVRILSGVFEGETTGTPIGLLIENVDQRSKDYSKIAEQFRPGHADYSYRQKYGVRDYRGGGRSSARETAMRVAAGAIAKKWLAEKHGVSVRGHLSQLGPIVLQDGCFDWTAVGENPFFWPCADQVAELETFMDDLRRSGDSVGAKVTVRAEGCPPGWGEPVFDRLDADIAHGLMGINAVKGVEIGDGFDCVAARGTAFRDEITPDGFRSNHAGGVLGGISSGQDIVAHLALKPTSSIRLSGQSVDMRGESTEVVTTGRHDPCVGIRATPIAEAMLALTLMDHALRQRGQCGDLTTDTPVIPAGDGSTPGR; this is encoded by the coding sequence ATGGCAGGCAACACCTTCGGCACCCTGTTTCGGGTCACGACCTTTGGCGAATCCCACGGAGCGGCACTCGGCGCGATCGTCGATGGTTGCCCGCCGGGCCTGAAACTCTCCGAGGAGGACCTGCAGATCGATCTCGATCGCCGTCGGCCGGGCACCTCTCGGCACACCACCCAGCGGCGTGAACCCGACCAGGTGCGCATCCTCTCGGGGGTGTTCGAGGGCGAGACCACCGGCACGCCGATCGGGCTTTTGATCGAGAACGTCGACCAGCGCTCCAAGGACTACTCCAAGATCGCCGAGCAGTTCCGCCCGGGCCATGCCGATTACAGCTACCGGCAGAAGTACGGCGTGCGCGACTACCGTGGCGGCGGGCGCTCATCGGCGCGCGAGACCGCCATGCGGGTGGCCGCCGGCGCGATCGCGAAGAAATGGTTGGCCGAAAAGCACGGGGTGAGCGTGCGCGGGCACCTTTCCCAGCTCGGTCCCATCGTCCTGCAGGACGGCTGCTTCGACTGGACGGCGGTGGGCGAGAACCCGTTCTTCTGGCCCTGCGCCGATCAGGTGGCCGAGCTCGAGACCTTCATGGATGACCTGCGCCGCTCGGGCGATTCGGTCGGTGCCAAGGTCACCGTGCGGGCGGAAGGCTGCCCGCCGGGCTGGGGCGAGCCGGTGTTCGATCGCCTGGATGCCGACATCGCGCATGGCCTGATGGGCATCAACGCGGTCAAGGGCGTGGAAATCGGTGACGGCTTCGACTGCGTGGCGGCTCGCGGCACGGCATTTCGCGACGAGATCACGCCGGACGGCTTTCGTTCCAACCATGCCGGCGGCGTGCTCGGCGGGATATCCAGCGGCCAGGACATCGTCGCCCACCTGGCCTTGAAGCCGACCTCGAGCATCCGCCTGTCGGGGCAGAGCGTCGACATGCGCGGCGAGTCGACCGAGGTGGTCACCACCGGGCGTCACGACCCCTGCGTCGGTATCCGGGCCACGCCGATCGCCGAGGCGATGCTGGCCCTGACCCTGATGGATCACGCCCTGCGCCAGCGCGGGCAGTGCGGTGATCTGACCACCGACACGCCGGTCATCCCGGCCGGGGACGGCTCGACACCCGGACGATGA